Proteins from a single region of Ziziphus jujuba cultivar Dongzao chromosome 1, ASM3175591v1:
- the LOC107411928 gene encoding trans-resveratrol di-O-methyltransferase has translation MDLPEGSESFQAQSHLYKHMLNYISSMSLKCAVELGIPDIIHNHGRPIALSDLVTALEIHPSKTSFVYRLMSLLVHSGFFAATLPLHTKQKQGDHSKGDEEAEAAYDLTPHSRLLLKDKVPCLSPHILTLCPAFLTAWQFLGNWLKGDKGTNPFEIAHGMTLWEYADQNPAFNNLFNEAMASDSGMLNLVIRDCKPVFQGLGSLVDVGGGTGKVAKIISEAFPQLKCTVLDLPHVVANLHDTEKVKFIGGDMFHSIPPADALLLKLTLHAYSDEECLKILKKCREAIPSEGGKVIIIDIVINKEKEEHQVTEAKLFFDMLMMVVVTGRERSERDWEKLFLEAGFRSYKILPLFGLRSLIEVYP, from the exons ATGGATCTCCCAGAGGGAAGTGAATCATTTCAAGCTCAATCCCACTTGTATAAACACATGTTAAACTACATAAGCTCCATGTCTCTCAAATGCGCAGTTGAGCTTGGCATACCAGACATAATCCACAACCATGGCCGACCCATCGCTCTCTCTGATTTGGTCACAGCACTGGAGATTCACCCATCAAAAACTAGCTTCGTTTACAGGCTCATGTCCCTCTTGGTACACTCCGGTTTCTTTGCTGCAACACTACCACttcatacaaaacaaaaacaaggagATCACAGTAAAGGAGATGAAGAAGCAGAAGCAGCATATGATCTCACCCCTCATTCGAGGCTCCTCCTAAAAGATAAGGTCCCATGTCTGTCACCACATATTCTTACGCTTTGTCCTGCTTTTCTAACTGCATGGCAATTCTTGGGAAACTGGCTTAAAGGGGACAAAGGAACTAATCCATTTGAGATTGCACACGGAATGACGCTTTGGGAATATGCAGATCAGAACCCAGCATTTAACAATCTATTCAACGAAGCAATGGCCAGTGATTCTGGGATGCTGAACTTGGTTATTAGAGACTGCAAACCTGTTTTCCAAGGCTTGGGTTCTTTGGTTGATGTAGGAGGAGGTACAGGAAAAGTCGCTAAAATCATCTCCGAGGCATTTCCTCAGTTGAAGTGCACAGTGCTTGACCTGCCCCATGTGGTTGCTAATTTGCACGACACAGAGAAGGTGAAGTTTATTGGAGGCGATATGTTTCATTCTATCCCTCCAGCTGATGCCCTTCTGCTTAAG TTGACTTTACACGCTTATAGTGACGAGGAATGCTTGAAAATTCTAAAGAAATGCAGAGAAGCAATTCCAAGCGAGGGAGGAAAGGTTATTATCATAGATATAGTGATTAACAAGGAAAAGGAGGAGCACCAGGTGACAGAAGCAAAGCTGTTTTTTGACATGTTGATGATGGTTGTGGTTACTGGAAGAGAGAGAAGCGAGAGAGACTGGGAAAAGCTCTTCTTGGAGGCTGGTTTCAGAAGCTACAAGATTTTACCCTTATTTGGTTTAAGGTCTCTAATTGAGGTTTATCCTTGA
- the LOC107411004 gene encoding trans-resveratrol di-O-methyltransferase codes for MDLPEGSESFQAQSHLYKHIFNYISSMSLKCAVELGIPDIIHNHGRPITLPDLVTALQIHPSKTSFVYRLMSLLVHSDFFAATLPLHTNQEQGDHNKGEEAAYDLTPSSRLLLKDKLPCLSPFVLSMLCPAIVTPWQFLGNWLKGDRGTNPFEIAHGMNFWEYADQNPAFNSLFNEAMASDSGMVNLVIRDCKPVFQGLGSLVDVGGGTGKVAKIISEAFPQLKCTVLDLPHVVANLPDSENLKFIGGDMFQSIPPADALLLKLTLHAYSDEECLKILKKCREAIPSDGGKVIIIDIVINKEREEHQVTDAKLFFDMLMMVVVTGRERSERDWESLFLEAGFRSYTILPLFGLRSLIEVYP; via the exons ATGGATCTCCCTGAGGGAAGCGAATCATTTCAAGCTCAATCCCACTTGTATAAGCACATATTCAACTACATAAGCTCCATGTCTCTCAAATGCGCAGTTGAGCTTGGCATACCAGACATAATCCACAACCATGGCCGACCCATCACTCTACCTGATTTGGTCACAGCGCTTCAGATTCACCCATCAAAAACTAGCTTCGTTTACAGGCTCATGTCCCTCTTGGTACACTCAGACTTCTTTGCTGCAACACTACCACTTCATACAAATCAAGAACAAGGAGATCACAATAAAGGAGAAGAAGCAGCATATGATCTAACCCCTTCTTCTAGGCTCCTACTGAAAGATAAGCTCCCCTGCCTCTCACCGTTTGTTCTTTCAATGCTTTGTCCTGCTATTGTAACTCCATGGCAATTCTTGGGAAACTGGCTCAAAGGGGACAGAGGAACTAATCCTTTTGAGATTGCACACGGAATGAACTTTTGGGAATATGCAGATCAGAACCCTGCATTTAACAGTCTATTCAACGAAGCAATGGCCAGTGATtctgggatggtgaatttggtTATTAGAGACTGCAAACCTGTTTTCCAAGGCTTGGGTTCGCTGGTTGATGTAGGAGGAGGTACAGGAAAAGTCGCTAAAATCATCTCCGAGGCATTTCCTCAGTTGAAGTGCACAGTGCTTGATCTACCCCATGTTGTTGCTAATTTACCAGACTCAGAGAACTTGAAGTTTATTGGAGGTGATATGTTCCAGTCAATCCCTCCAGCTGATGCTCTTCTGCTTAAG TTGACCTTACACGCTTATAGTGACGAGGAATGCTTGAAGATTCTAAAGAAATGCAGAGAAGCAATTCCAAGCGATGGTGGAAAGGTTATTATCATAGATATAGTGATTAACAAGGAAAGGGAGGAGCACCAAGTGACCGACGCAAAGCTGTTTTTTGACATGTTGATGATGGTTGTGGTTACTGGAAGAGAGAGAAGCGAGAGAGACTGGGAAAGTCTCTTCTTGGAGGCTGGTTTCAGAAGCTACACGATTTTACCCTTATTTGGTTTAAGGTCTCTAATTGAGGTTTATCCTTGA